In Papaver somniferum cultivar HN1 chromosome 1, ASM357369v1, whole genome shotgun sequence, a genomic segment contains:
- the LOC113340289 gene encoding pentatricopeptide repeat-containing protein At3g22470, mitochondrial, whose translation MQSSGVSPDIWSYNTLITGLCHGGKVRTAQSLLSEMQSSGASPDKFTYNSILDGLCRSGRINEAIELFGSMEDKGLGTDIWSFNILINGVCRSGDFVKAKELFCEISDKGLAPNTVTYTTLISAVCKLGMSLEAEKLIREMENKGCVPSAVTYDIIVKGLLEEKHVAKALEFVKEMRGRKFSLSNAVKSLLINSLSADQLENIGFPVD comes from the coding sequence ATGCAATCTAGTGGTGTATCTCCGGACATTTGGTCTTATAATACACTAATAACCGGCCTATGCCATGGCGGAAAAGTTAGAACTGCACAGAGCTTATTAAGTGAGATGCAATCTAGTGGTGCATCTCCAGATAAATTTACATACAATTCAATACTGGATGGACTTTGTAGGAGTGGACGTATTAACGAGGCAATTGAATTATTTGGGTCCATGGAAGATAAAGGGTTGGGAACTGACATTTGGTCTTTTAATATATTGATCAATGGGGTGTGCAGATCTGGAGACTTTGTGAAGGCAAAGGAactattttgtgaaatctcagaCAAAGGATTAGCTCCTAACACAGTAACATATACCACTTTGATCAGTGCCGTTTGCAAACTAGGGATGTCTCTTGAGGCTGAAAAATTGATCAGGGAAATGGAAAACAAAGGTTGTGTACCAAGTGCTGTGACGTATGATATCATTGTCAAGGGTcttcttgaagaaaaacatgtCGCGAAAGCATTGGAGTTTGTTAAAGAGATGCGCGGAAGGAAATTCTCACTGAGTAATGCTGTTAAATCCCTGTTAATCAATTCTCTGTCTGCAGATCAACTCGAAAACATAGGATTCCCGGTAGACTGA
- the LOC113276345 gene encoding pentatricopeptide repeat-containing protein At1g63330-like — MILYKRMNLVGFNPYFITFNILINSCCQSKNTDIGFSLFGGVLKRGYHPDVYTFTYLIKGLCLQAKIHCAMKLFDRMIEMGIQPNDCTCAALITGLCRTGNIHLALKVQNNMVRWNNYEPNVYSYCVIIDSLCKGGLLDEALNLFLQMINDAKIVLNVIVYNTLINGLCNSDRLAEAVRLFDGMSSRGVSADALTYTFLIRGFCKRGLWNETKRYFDAMAENGISPTVNNLNFLVDSLCKEGKIEVAYGICEEMIKLGTEPDVCTCNLLIGSLCLMGKLKEARSLFDSMVGKGLEHSVYSFGILINGYFKRSRLDEAIQLFKKMQKKGLKPNLVTYNTLITAQSLLIEMQSSGVSPDIITYNSILDGLCKSQFIDEAIELLGSMEDKGLEIDIQFYNTLMNGLCRSGNFGKAMELFCEISKKRLLPDLVTFNTLISAVCKEGMFLEAENLIRDMEIKGCAPDAITYDTIIKGLLEEKYVMKALEFLKEMRARKFSPSNAVKSLLINSLSADQLKNLGFPEPSCCQSKNTDTGFSLFGGIIKKGYDPDKCLFIRYIHIDSLCKGGLVGQVLDHFSQMIKDAKIVPDVVVYTTLVHGLCNSDRLDEVVRLFDDMSSQGVSANALTYTFLIRGFCKRGLWKETKRYFDAMVGNGILPTVVTLNVLIDSLCKVGNVEGAFGIFDEMIKLGIKPNASTYNPLMSGLCLAGKLKEARRGACLMQWWLRALNKMLATSVY; from the exons ATGATCTTGTATAAGAGAATGAATTTGGTTGGGTTCAACCCCTATTTCATTACATTCAACATTTTGATTAACAGTTGTTGTCAATCCAAGAATACTGACATTGGATTCAGCTTGTTTGGGGGTGTTCTAAAGAGGGGTTATCATCCTGATGTATATACTTTCACTTATTTGATCAAAGGGTTGTGTTTGCAGGCGAAGATTCATTGTGCCATGAAACTGTTTGACAGAATGATTGAGATGGGAATTCAACCGAATGATTGCACATGTGCAGCTCTAATTACTGGGCTGTGTAGAACAGGCAATATACATCTTGCTCTTAAGGTGCAAAACAACATGGTTAGATGGAACAACTATGAGCCGAATGTTTATTCCTATTGTGTTATCATAGATTCTCTATGCAAAGGAGGTTTACTGGACGAGGCATTGAATCTGTTTTTGCAAATGATAAATGATGCAAAAATAGTACTGAATGTCATTGTTTATAACACATTGATTAATGGCCTTTGTAACTCTGACAGGTTAGCTGAGGCTGTAAGACTCTTCGATGGCATGTCTAGCCGAGGGGTTTCTGCAGATGCACTTACGTACACTTTTCTGATTCGTGGATTTTGCAAACGCGGGTTGTGGAACGAAACAAAGCGATATTTTGATGCAATGGCGGAGAATGGGATTTCTCCCACGGTAAATAATTTGAATTTTTTGGTAGATTCTCTGTGCAAAGAAGGGAAAATAGAAGTAGCTTATGGAATATGTGAAGAGATGATCAAGTTAGGCACAGAACCTGATGTATGTACTTGTAATTTGCTGATAGGCAGTCTGTGTTTGATGGGTAAGCTAAAGGAGGCACGGAGCTTGTTTGATTCAATGGTGGGTAAGGGCCTTGAACATAGTGTTTACAGCTTCGGTATACTGATTAACGGGTATTTCAAGAGATCTAGgttggatgaagctattcaactcttcaagaaaatGCAAAAGAAGGGATTGAAACCCAACCTAGTTACTTACAATACACTAATA ACTGCACAGAGCTTGCTAATTGAGATGCAATCTAGCGGTGTGTCTCCGGATATAATCACATATAATTCAATACTGGATGGACTTTGTAAGAGTCAATTTATCGACGAGGCAATTGAATTATTGGGGTCTATGGAAGATAAAGGGTTGGAAATCGACATTCAGTTTTACAATACATTGATGAATGGACTGTGCAGATCTGGGAACTTTGGGAAGGCAATGGAACTGTTTTGCGAGATCTCAAAGAAAAGATTACTTCCTGACCTTGTAACATTTAACACTTTGATCAGTGCCGTGTGCAAAGAAGGGATGTTTCTTGAGGCCGAAAATTTGATCAGGGATATGGAAATTAAAGGTTGTGCACCAGATGCTATCACTTACGATACCATTATTAAGGGTCTTCTCGAAGAAAAATATGTTATGAAAGCATTAGAGTTTCTGAAAGAAATGCGCGCAAGGAAATTCTCACCTAGCAACGCTGTTAAATCCCTGTTAATCAATTCTCTATCTGCGGATCAACTCAAAAACTTAGGATTCCCTGAACCTAG TTGTTGCCAATCCAAGAATACTGATACTGGGTTCAGCTTGTTTGGGGGAATCATAAAGAAGGGTTATGATCCTGATAA ATGCTTATTCATACGGTATATTCATATAGATTCTCTGTGCAAAGGAGGGCTAGTTGGACAGGTTTTGGATCACTTTTCTCAGATGATAAAGGATGCAAAAATAGTACCGGATGTTGTTGTTTATACCACATTGGTTCATGGTCTTTGCAATTCTGACAGGTTAGATGAGGTTGTAAGACTTTTCGATGACATGTCCAGTCAAGGGGTCTCTGCAAATGCACTTACTTACACTTTTCTAATTCGTGGATTTTGCAAACGGGGGTTGTGGAAGGAAACCAAGCGATATTTTGATGCAATGGTGGGGAATGGGATTCTGCCAACCGTAGTTACTTTGAATGTATTGATAGATTCTCTGTGCAAAGTAGGAAATGTAGAAGGAGCTTTTGGGATATTTGATGAGATGATCAAGTTGGGAATAAAACCTAATGCATCTACTTATAATCCGCTCATGAGCGGTCTGTGTTTGGCAGGTAAGCTAAAAGAGGCGCGGCGCGGCGCTTGTTTGATGCAATGGTGGCTAAGGGCATTGAACAAGATGCTCGCAACTTCGGTATATTGA